The Clostridiales bacterium DNA segment GGAAGTATAACAGCAATCGCAGTAGCGTGTGCTTTTTGCTCTTTTACATCCAGTAAAAATACCATTGCAGGCACGATTATAGTTCCACCGCCCGAACCGAATAAGCCATTGAAAAAACCTGCTGCCAATCCTACCGATAATATTTTGAATAAATACCTGTAATTTTTGATGATACCACATTCTTTTATTATATTTTGCATGCATTTTTATTTTTTCATATTTAAATACTATTATTCACAATTAGTATTTAAATATTTTATTACGCATTAAAAACTCGAATTTGGCGAATGAAGTGTTTGAAATAACATAAGTCCATATTACGAATCACAGGTCAAAATTGAGTGTATAGAGATTATTTGAAGAATATGCACCCGCCAAAGCTGAAAAATTTTGACGTTGCTAAACTATATGGTATAATAG contains these protein-coding regions:
- a CDS encoding sulfite exporter TauE/SafE family protein, which codes for MQNIIKECGIIKNYRYLFKILSVGLAAGFFNGLFGSGGGTIIVPAMVFLLDVKEQKAHATAIAVILPLSIISSYIYFKHNLTDWRLTMNVVFGSMAGAYIGAKILNKFSAGMLRKIFGAFMILSAIRMVF